In one Bdellovibrionota bacterium genomic region, the following are encoded:
- a CDS encoding protein-methionine-sulfoxide reductase heme-binding subunit MsrQ: MGRLSANPLDDITDTTGDWTLRFVVLTLAITPIRKLFHWNALVRYRRMIGLYAFFYGSLHFLTFVVFDHFFNIAEILSDVAKRPFITVGFTAFVIMIPLAITSTNRWVQRLGGKRWQRIHRLIYLTAIGGVIHYLWLVKADIRRPLIYGGIVALLLGYRLFEFARKKLPLQRAVA; the protein is encoded by the coding sequence ATGGGCAGATTAAGCGCGAATCCGTTGGATGACATCACAGACACAACCGGGGATTGGACGCTCCGGTTCGTGGTTTTGACGCTGGCGATCACGCCGATTCGGAAACTCTTCCATTGGAACGCCCTCGTTCGATATCGCCGGATGATCGGCCTCTATGCATTTTTCTACGGCAGCTTACATTTCCTGACGTTCGTCGTGTTCGATCATTTCTTTAACATCGCCGAAATCCTATCGGATGTGGCCAAACGCCCGTTTATCACCGTGGGATTTACGGCCTTTGTTATCATGATCCCGCTCGCGATCACGTCGACGAACCGTTGGGTCCAGCGTTTGGGTGGCAAGAGATGGCAACGGATCCACCGGCTGATCTACCTGACGGCGATCGGCGGCGTGATTCATTACCTTTGGCTGGTGAAGGCGGACATCCGGCGACCGCTCATTTACGGCGGAATCGTCGCGCTTCTTCTCGGTTACCGGCTTTTCGAATTTGCGCGAAAGAAACTTCCCTTGCAGCGCGCAGTCGCCTGA